A window of Thiocapsa bogorovii genomic DNA:
ACCCCGGACGATCTTATCTATCCGGTCTTCGTGCTGGAAGGCGCCGGGCAGCGCGAGTCGGTCGCCTCTATGCCGGGGGTCGAGCGTCTGAGCATCGATCTCTTGGTGGAGGACGCGATCGAGGTCCAGCGGCTCGGCATCCCGGCCATGGCGCTCTTCCCGGTCACCCCGCCGGAGGTCAAGTCGCTCGACGCACGCGAGGCGTTCAATCCCGACGGGCTTGCACAGCGCGCGGTACGTGCACTGAAGGCCGCGGTGCCGGATCTCGGGATCATCACCGACGTCGCACTCGACCCCTTCACCACGCACGGTCAGGACGGCCTGATCGACGAGACCGGCTACGTCATGAACGACGAGACGGTCGAGGTCCTGGTCCGCCAGGCGGTCTCGCACGCCGAGGCCGGTGCCGACATCGTCGCACCCTCGGACATGATGGACGGGCGGATCGGCGCCATCCGCACCGCGCTCGAGACCGAGGGCCACATCCACACCCGCATTCTGGCCTACTCCGCCAAGTATGCATCCGCCTACTACGGCCCGTTCCGCGACGCCGTCGGCTCGGCGGGCAACCTGGGCTCGGGCAACAAGTACAACTACCAGATGGATCCCGCCAACTCGGACGAGGCCCTGCACGAGGTCGCCCTGGACCTGGCCGAGGGCGCCGACATGGTCATGATCAAGCCCGGCATGCCGTATCTCGATATCGTGCGACGCATCAAGGACCAGTTTGGCGCGCCCACCTTCGTCTACCATGTGAGCGGCGAGTACGCGATGCTCAAGGCCGCCAGCATGAACGGCTGGCTCGACGAGCGCGCCGTGGTCCTGGAAGCCATGGTCTCGATGAAACGCGCCGGTGCCGACGGGATCCTCACCTATTACGCGAAGGATGTGGCGCGTTGGTTGGGGCGCTAAATCGCGTTTGGAACAGTATGCATCGTCTTCGGATTGGATCTGCCCCGGCGAGATCCTTGAACGTCGGAGCTGACGCGATTTAGGATGCGTCGAGCGTCTTGCCGCGATTTCCGCTGTTCGCTGACAGCTGACAGCAGGAGGCAGAAAGCTCCAGCTCGATCCACAACCAGAGGCCGCCAAACGCC
This region includes:
- the hemB gene encoding porphobilinogen synthase, whose translation is MPDRDTHRAAFPITRMRRMRRDAFSRRMMRETTLTPDDLIYPVFVLEGAGQRESVASMPGVERLSIDLLVEDAIEVQRLGIPAMALFPVTPPEVKSLDAREAFNPDGLAQRAVRALKAAVPDLGIITDVALDPFTTHGQDGLIDETGYVMNDETVEVLVRQAVSHAEAGADIVAPSDMMDGRIGAIRTALETEGHIHTRILAYSAKYASAYYGPFRDAVGSAGNLGSGNKYNYQMDPANSDEALHEVALDLAEGADMVMIKPGMPYLDIVRRIKDQFGAPTFVYHVSGEYAMLKAASMNGWLDERAVVLEAMVSMKRAGADGILTYYAKDVARWLGR